One genomic region from Anabaena sp. PCC 7108 encodes:
- a CDS encoding DUF3177 family protein, with product MPQIWFRPYVWMEYRLALLFTVIIPLILLIWAFVQKSEAIQRLLMIYWRVASLLLITLYLMIGGLAVSFISALIARILIPISLWFWVDINDEIEYQSSGLLKLIFTSWRWATTVYCILSTVALVPFLGCAFSEISLKSPHCSVWLEAPLLFKDYFHHNSKPAFLSFLAIIGLVVYVVYLSYFVLIKLGKQGRSATQ from the coding sequence ATGCCACAAATTTGGTTTCGACCTTACGTCTGGATGGAATATAGATTAGCCTTATTATTTACAGTAATTATTCCCCTGATTCTGCTGATTTGGGCATTTGTACAAAAATCAGAAGCAATACAACGCTTATTAATGATTTACTGGCGAGTAGCAAGTTTATTGCTAATAACACTTTACTTAATGATTGGGGGATTGGCCGTAAGTTTTATTTCTGCTTTAATAGCTCGTATTCTCATCCCCATTTCTCTATGGTTCTGGGTTGATATCAACGATGAAATTGAATATCAATCCAGTGGTTTATTGAAATTGATTTTCACCTCTTGGCGCTGGGCAACAACTGTTTATTGTATTCTGAGTACAGTAGCTCTTGTACCTTTTTTGGGTTGTGCTTTTTCTGAAATTTCCCTGAAAAGCCCCCACTGTAGCGTTTGGTTAGAAGCACCATTACTGTTTAAAGACTACTTTCATCACAATAGTAAACCTGCTTTTCTGAGCTTTCTCGCCATAATTGGTTTAGTAGTTTATGTAGTTTATTTAAGCTATTTTGTATTGATTAAACTAGGCAAGCAAGGGCGTTCAGCCACACAATAA
- a CDS encoding Calvin cycle protein CP12 — MTNIQETANPDIQEKIQEEVEQARVVCDITGSGSPECAAAWDAVEELQAEASHQRQQKPKNSLEKYCDANPEADECRLYED, encoded by the coding sequence ATGACAAATATCCAAGAAACAGCAAATCCCGATATTCAAGAAAAGATCCAGGAAGAAGTTGAACAGGCGCGTGTTGTCTGTGATATCACAGGTAGCGGTTCGCCTGAGTGTGCTGCGGCTTGGGATGCAGTTGAAGAACTGCAAGCTGAAGCCTCCCACCAACGTCAACAGAAGCCAAAGAACTCTTTAGAAAAGTACTGTGATGCCAATCCAGAAGCAGATGAGTGCCGACTCTACGAAGACTAA
- a CDS encoding FIST N-terminal domain-containing protein: MADKMQWANALSTRPSLEAAVADVVQQAVSSLTAPADLGLVFISSAFTSEYSRLLPLLAEKLSVPVLIGCSAAGVVGRTEPGKTQEIEAEPAISLTLAHLPGVNIQAFHVVAEELPDLDSSPDAWIDLVGVPPSPVPQFILLSSAFSSATNDLLQGLDFAYPGSVVVGGQASGGFVSDRIALFCHNRLYREGTVGLALSGDIVLETIVAQGCRPIGQPLRVTKAERNIILELDEQVPLVILRDLIGSLSEQERLLAQNSLFVGLAMNEFKPSLQQGDFLIRNLLGVDPSAGAIAIGDRIRPGQRLQFHLRDAQASAEDLELLLQEYLDHNSSESSPLAALMFSCVGRGAGLYGQPNFDSQLFGRYFHDIPIGGFFGSGEIGPVSERTFLHGYTSVFAICRQLNS, translated from the coding sequence ATGGCAGACAAAATGCAGTGGGCAAATGCCCTATCAACCCGTCCTTCTTTAGAAGCAGCTGTTGCAGATGTGGTACAACAAGCTGTCTCATCTTTAACAGCACCTGCGGATCTGGGGCTGGTATTCATTTCGTCTGCTTTTACAAGTGAATATTCCCGACTATTGCCATTGCTGGCCGAAAAACTTTCAGTACCTGTGCTGATTGGTTGTAGTGCTGCTGGTGTAGTTGGTAGGACAGAACCAGGAAAAACTCAAGAAATCGAAGCAGAACCAGCTATCAGTTTGACTTTAGCCCATCTTCCAGGGGTGAATATCCAGGCTTTTCATGTTGTGGCTGAAGAATTACCTGATTTGGATAGTTCTCCCGATGCTTGGATTGATTTAGTCGGTGTGCCACCATCACCAGTACCTCAGTTTATTTTATTGTCTAGTGCGTTCTCGTCAGCAACTAATGATTTATTGCAGGGTTTGGATTTTGCTTATCCGGGTTCGGTAGTTGTGGGGGGACAAGCTAGTGGTGGGTTTGTGAGCGATCGCATTGCTCTATTTTGTCACAATCGTCTTTATCGTGAGGGGACGGTGGGTTTAGCTTTGAGTGGTGATATTGTGCTGGAAACAATTGTAGCCCAAGGATGCCGACCGATTGGCCAGCCATTGCGCGTGACTAAAGCTGAACGCAATATTATTTTGGAGTTAGATGAGCAAGTTCCTTTAGTAATTTTGCGAGATTTGATTGGTAGTCTGAGTGAACAAGAACGTTTGCTGGCACAGAATTCTCTGTTTGTTGGTTTAGCAATGAATGAGTTTAAACCTTCTTTACAGCAGGGTGATTTTTTAATTCGCAATCTACTGGGTGTAGATCCATCCGCTGGTGCGATCGCTATTGGCGATCGCATTCGTCCTGGTCAAAGGTTACAATTTCACCTGCGGGATGCTCAAGCTTCTGCTGAAGACCTAGAATTGCTTTTACAAGAATATCTTGACCACAACAGCAGTGAATCTTCTCCTTTGGCAGCTTTGATGTTTAGTTGTGTTGGAAGAGGTGCAGGTCTTTACGGTCAGCCTAATTTTGATTCTCAGCTATTTGGGCGTTACTTCCATGACATCCCCATAGGCGGTTTTTTTGGTAGTGGTGAAATCGGACCTGTGAGTGAGAGAACTTTTCTTCACGGTTACACTTCAGTTTTTGCAATTTGCAGACAACTTAATTCATAG
- a CDS encoding serine/threonine-protein kinase translates to MNNILKIGTLLKDRYKVIEILSSNTGFGITYKIKDSHHPNQPIRILKQLKKPTAAKLDIENLPIQKQQEILNQYWQEYLRLFRIETQVLAKLGEDYKQIPTIYEYFDEQDEYFYVQEYIQGHSLSEEIKPGQKLSEQKTISLLIEILEVFEYIQTNPGYSVIHRDIKPENIIRKITDHKLVVIDFGLAKEVTIPGTKIGSIFGGTKGYIAPEITLGTVSFASDIYSMGMIGVFAVTGEDPNYTPLLAENWQTKANVSPEFAAVLNQMICESYKQRFQNATESLAALRKLNKKPVPPPKIKIPIKLITGFILAVVVVIGIIFILKKPDNQLIADGKEKQGQLTTADQKELASDKFFDGYKFTSEKKQYLTVEIVSNDFNPIFTIRKLDDQNFITVKDVENKDNNFTASMMVEKGEYELKIKSENEALGDYVIKAWITDIK, encoded by the coding sequence ATGAATAATATTTTGAAAATAGGCACTTTGCTTAAAGACCGTTATAAAGTTATCGAGATTTTATCTAGTAACACGGGTTTTGGAATTACTTATAAAATTAAAGATTCTCACCATCCAAATCAACCAATTCGGATTTTAAAACAACTCAAAAAACCTACAGCAGCTAAATTAGATATTGAAAATTTACCAATTCAAAAACAGCAAGAGATATTAAATCAATACTGGCAAGAATATCTAAGGCTTTTCAGAATAGAAACTCAAGTATTAGCTAAACTGGGAGAAGACTATAAACAAATTCCGACAATTTACGAATACTTTGATGAACAGGATGAATATTTTTATGTGCAGGAATATATTCAAGGACATTCTTTAAGTGAGGAAATTAAACCAGGACAAAAATTATCAGAACAAAAAACCATATCTTTATTAATTGAGATTTTAGAGGTTTTTGAATATATTCAAACTAATCCTGGTTATTCTGTAATTCATCGAGATATTAAACCAGAAAATATTATTCGCAAAATTACCGATCATAAATTAGTTGTCATTGATTTTGGTTTAGCGAAAGAGGTAACTATTCCCGGAACAAAAATAGGTTCAATTTTTGGCGGTACAAAAGGATATATTGCACCGGAAATTACATTAGGAACAGTATCATTTGCGAGTGATATTTATTCTATGGGAATGATTGGGGTTTTTGCAGTTACTGGAGAAGACCCTAATTATACACCTTTATTAGCTGAAAATTGGCAAACAAAAGCAAATGTTAGCCCTGAATTTGCTGCTGTATTAAATCAAATGATTTGTGAAAGTTATAAACAAAGGTTTCAAAATGCAACTGAATCATTAGCAGCATTGAGAAAATTAAATAAAAAACCAGTTCCACCACCAAAAATCAAAATTCCTATTAAATTAATTACGGGATTTATTTTAGCTGTTGTTGTGGTTATTGGGATAATTTTCATACTAAAAAAACCAGATAATCAATTAATAGCAGATGGTAAAGAAAAACAAGGACAATTAACAACAGCAGATCAGAAAGAATTAGCTAGTGATAAATTTTTTGATGGTTATAAATTTACAAGTGAGAAGAAACAATATTTAACTGTGGAAATAGTTAGTAATGATTTCAATCCTATTTTCACTATTCGTAAATTAGATGATCAGAATTTTATAACCGTGAAAGATGTGGAAAATAAAGACAATAATTTCACAGCTTCTATGATGGTAGAAAAAGGTGAATACGAGTTGAAAATTAAATCAGAAAATGAGGCTTTAGGAGATTATGTTATTAAAGCTTGGATAACTGATATTAAGTAA
- a CDS encoding COP23 domain-containing protein: MRSYQWLLFIIMFSLNLILTGCQKPKEVVFSCETNSDGENTTKVKYQDKTRDLIEWKRTNFVKAGFPPQRRCEEVTPKLQTAYDNGTLKDLTWGYSEAENNPNQRFKSLCTTTGKDCHTLILTLLDSDAPDVELKAFTAVLNGDASQAYRNSSCAVKNGSNLTCTVDIFKVFKDK; this comes from the coding sequence ATGAGAAGTTATCAGTGGTTGTTATTCATTATTATGTTTAGTCTAAACCTGATCTTAACAGGGTGTCAAAAACCTAAAGAGGTTGTTTTTTCCTGTGAAACAAACAGTGATGGGGAAAACACCACCAAAGTTAAATACCAAGACAAAACGCGAGATTTGATAGAGTGGAAACGCACGAATTTTGTAAAAGCTGGTTTCCCTCCGCAACGAAGATGTGAAGAAGTAACACCAAAATTACAAACTGCTTATGATAATGGAACTTTGAAGGATTTAACTTGGGGTTATTCAGAAGCAGAAAATAATCCTAATCAAAGATTTAAGTCTTTATGTACCACTACAGGGAAAGATTGTCATACTTTGATTTTAACATTGTTAGATTCAGATGCTCCTGATGTGGAATTAAAAGCTTTTACTGCGGTGTTAAATGGTGATGCTTCCCAAGCATATAGAAATTCTTCTTGTGCGGTAAAAAATGGTAGTAATTTAACTTGTACAGTTGATATTTTCAAAGTATTTAAGGACAAATAA
- a CDS encoding DUF2887 domain-containing protein, with product MRRDTLFYQLFKQFPGLIFELVDQKPPEAADYQFDSIEVKETAFRIDGVFLPPDHANPKIAFFAEVQFQEDKDLYHRFFTEIMTFLYRHKVRYDNWFGVIIFPSRSLEPSNYLIHDVLVDSYKVKRIYLDELGDLENQSLGIGLMLLTNTPENKAREAAKILLKKAQNTEVDNLEKQAIIDLVTKIMTYKFNKLTREEVEAMLLGPITEEPRAIREWKELGLETGERKLIMRLLNRRFGTVPQVLVPKIEQLSREQIETLAEDLLDFSVLTDLENWLQQNQSDQ from the coding sequence ATGCGTCGAGACACCCTTTTTTATCAGCTATTTAAACAATTTCCCGGTTTAATCTTTGAACTGGTAGATCAAAAACCTCCAGAAGCAGCAGACTATCAATTTGATTCTATCGAAGTCAAAGAGACAGCATTTAGAATTGATGGAGTATTTTTACCTCCAGATCATGCTAATCCAAAAATAGCATTTTTCGCTGAAGTGCAATTTCAAGAAGATAAAGATTTATATCATCGGTTCTTCACTGAAATCATGACATTTCTCTATCGTCATAAAGTTAGGTATGACAACTGGTTTGGAGTCATAATTTTTCCATCACGAAGTTTAGAACCATCTAATTACCTCATTCATGATGTATTGGTAGATAGTTACAAAGTCAAGAGAATATATCTTGATGAATTAGGAGATTTAGAAAACCAATCTTTAGGAATAGGGTTAATGTTACTAACCAATACTCCTGAAAATAAAGCCAGAGAAGCCGCTAAAATTTTACTAAAAAAAGCCCAAAATACGGAGGTAGACAACCTAGAAAAACAAGCGATAATAGATTTAGTTACGAAAATAATGACTTACAAATTCAACAAATTAACTAGAGAGGAAGTAGAAGCCATGTTATTAGGACCAATTACAGAAGAACCTAGAGCCATTAGAGAATGGAAGGAATTAGGATTAGAAACAGGAGAAAGAAAGCTGATTATGCGACTATTAAACCGTCGCTTTGGTACAGTTCCTCAAGTGTTAGTACCAAAAATTGAGCAGTTATCTAGAGAACAAATAGAAACATTGGCTGAAGATTTGTTAGATTTTTCTGTGTTGACAGATTTAGAGAATTGGTTGCAACAAAATCAATCTGATCAATAA